A genome region from Panicum virgatum strain AP13 chromosome 4K, P.virgatum_v5, whole genome shotgun sequence includes the following:
- the LOC120702424 gene encoding uncharacterized protein LOC120702424: MTQGGGGEKSSFRWLDAARYAVAAAVTVLIMVVIVNAIKVVLRPDSLQLSVPGGAISAGRFKPPPEELLAVELNLRAHNPSGRVRMYYLDITAYLFDKSTPASASLTPDFDSVVYFNPKDIAVLQQETVDSFLALKLKKASLGPPYFDVLYNGSRVSDMTLRLDGNLVTEVTSELNKSRQASYYCEQLLVGGNSDDEAIKYRQDVICKQGRGLN; this comes from the coding sequence ATgacgcagggcggcggcggcgagaaatccTCGTTCCGTTGGCTGGACGCGGCTCGCTACGCGGTGGCCGCCGCGGTGACCGTGCTCATCATGGTCGTCATCGTCAACGCCATCAAGGTGGTTCTTCGCCCCGATTCCCTGCAGCTCTCGGTCCCCGGAGGCGCCATCTCCGCGGGGCGGTtcaagccgccgccggaggagctCCTCGCCGTCGAGCTCAACCTCCGGGCGCACAACCCCAGCGGCCGGGTCCGCATGTACTACCTCGACATCACCGCGTACCTCTTCGACAAGAGCacgccggcgtcggcgtcgttgACGCCGGACTTCGATTCCGTCGTCTACTTCAACCCCAAAGACATAGCCGTGCTCCAGCAGGAGACGGTGGACTCCTTTCTGGCCCTGAAACTGAAGAAGGCAAGTCTGGGGCCACCCTACTTCGACGTGCTGTACAATGGCAGCCGCGTCAGCGACATGACGCTGCGGCTGGACGGCAACCTCGTCACCGAGGTCACGTCCGAGCTCAACAAGAGTCGCCAGGCATCCTACTACTGCGAGCAGCTCCTCGTCGGCGGCAACTCGGACGACGAGGCTATCAAGTACAGGCAGGACGTGATTTGCAAGCAGGGAAGGGGATTAAATTAG